In the genome of Methanopyrus kandleri AV19, one region contains:
- a CDS encoding 4Fe-4S binding protein, whose product MEIRKLRVAVQLISAGVAAVGVAFGLKVVVPGIAAGCAGIIDTGTMLLALPVVAAGLVTLTQLAAVALVGWVVPAILVGGAVCGWICPLVLVQDALAGLGRKLGLTVHRPPGHGVLLYLRYVILAATLVLGPFAAYKLWYKICPMHYLSYILLGRQEIGLYSVLKMSAAFGILGASVFVPRFVCRYICPVGVLLRLANGWSLLDPLLKGKTEIVRKGCKGCKVCTVCPKALDPADAFPNDFDCMRCGRCLDCPIHLKMVGEG is encoded by the coding sequence ATGGAGATCAGAAAGCTGAGGGTGGCGGTCCAGCTTATCTCCGCCGGTGTGGCCGCCGTCGGTGTAGCGTTCGGGCTCAAGGTTGTGGTACCCGGGATCGCGGCGGGCTGCGCCGGTATCATCGACACGGGTACCATGCTCCTGGCCTTGCCGGTCGTGGCGGCCGGGCTCGTGACCCTGACGCAGCTAGCGGCGGTCGCACTGGTGGGTTGGGTCGTACCGGCGATTCTCGTCGGAGGCGCCGTCTGCGGTTGGATATGTCCCCTCGTACTCGTCCAAGACGCGCTCGCGGGTCTCGGTAGGAAACTGGGCCTGACCGTGCACCGCCCACCCGGTCATGGGGTGCTCCTGTACCTGAGGTACGTGATCTTGGCCGCCACCTTGGTGCTCGGACCATTCGCCGCGTACAAGCTCTGGTACAAGATCTGCCCGATGCACTACCTATCCTACATCCTGTTGGGACGGCAGGAGATCGGCCTTTACTCGGTGCTCAAGATGTCGGCGGCGTTCGGTATACTGGGGGCGTCCGTGTTCGTTCCCCGGTTCGTATGCCGTTACATCTGTCCGGTCGGCGTCCTCCTGCGTCTGGCGAACGGTTGGAGCCTGCTCGATCCGCTCCTTAAGGGCAAAACAGAGATCGTTCGAAAGGGTTGCAAGGGCTGTAAGGTCTGCACGGTATGTCCCAAAGCTCTTGACCCGGCTGATGCGTTCCCGAACGATTTCGACTGTATGAGATGCGGGAGATGCCTGGACTGCCCGATCCATCTGAAGATGGTCGGCGAAGGCTGA
- a CDS encoding endo alpha-1,4 polygalactosaminidase encodes MESYRTLLAVLLMGLLFPSSWVVGKVRVESTGMPFATYYQNVKMSEVLQKRPRVLVLDPWCGPNGRPWTKEELRKIKDAGVKPIAYLPVCVVAEYHPNLYREARRRNLLGADDPEWPGDYAVKFWEPAWRDVLRSELARLKDLGFEGVFLDVVDAHSRDWYVRWYDRVNPHGDLRRDELNAVKWIAQTAHGLGLRVVVNAGAWAFEGTVWPGCSLDWASL; translated from the coding sequence TTGGAATCCTATCGAACTCTGTTGGCTGTACTCTTGATGGGCTTGCTTTTCCCCTCTTCGTGGGTAGTGGGGAAGGTGCGGGTGGAAAGCACCGGTATGCCCTTCGCCACGTACTACCAGAACGTGAAGATGAGCGAGGTACTGCAGAAGCGGCCGAGAGTCCTCGTCCTTGACCCGTGGTGTGGCCCTAATGGACGCCCGTGGACGAAGGAAGAGCTCCGGAAGATCAAGGACGCCGGGGTAAAGCCGATCGCCTACCTCCCCGTGTGCGTGGTTGCGGAGTATCATCCGAACCTGTACCGCGAGGCCAGAAGGCGGAATCTGCTGGGCGCCGACGATCCCGAGTGGCCGGGGGACTACGCCGTCAAGTTCTGGGAGCCGGCGTGGAGAGACGTCCTCCGCTCGGAGCTGGCCAGGCTGAAGGACCTGGGCTTCGAGGGCGTGTTCCTGGACGTCGTGGACGCTCACTCACGTGACTGGTACGTGCGATGGTACGATCGAGTCAATCCACACGGTGATCTCAGGAGGGACGAGCTGAACGCCGTGAAATGGATCGCCCAAACGGCTCACGGTCTCGGTCTCCGCGTCGTGGTCAACGCGGGTGCGTGGGCGTTCGAGGGGACGGTATGGCCCGGTTGCAGTCTAGACTGGGCTTCGCTGTGA
- a CDS encoding ATP-binding cassette domain-containing protein produces MTSAVVVEGLKKVYETETRGEIVALDGFDMEVEEGEIHGVLGRSGAGKSTLIRILRGVERFDEGRVEVCGVELTPDSPKSRFTEVKRITAIHPQREFGLWPETAAENVMRKLYWKRRGAEELPPEDSSEYEELYEEALEYLRIVGLEHKADHYAPVLSGGEKQRLLLARQLAKDPEVLLLDEPAAMACPGTKQQLLDAVRNANEEKGITVIVVSHLTEVIEYLCDSATLLEDGRDVLHGSPREAVDRLTRGMPEPERVPEPRDEIAVRVRDLEKRYALVRCGETLHMRGIELEVRRGEILAVVGPSGAGKTVLLRMIAGLELPDSGDIEVRVDGDWVSMTDLGHGRMEARRRIGIVHQEFGYVHHATVRDLLAGRLGVKSSTVLEQARRRAEELGLGEEALDVLYALTDLPREEAEAKLKELDLSPDILDELFPKFPSDEVERFARPVFEEFDLPMEVLDMKFGELSGGQQVRVAIALELATEPEVLLLDEPFGDLDPVTLRSVANSIKRIVDREKIATVLVSHDVRFVEETANRAVLVDDGEIVMEGDPKEVCREFVERSEARFLEG; encoded by the coding sequence TTGACCTCGGCGGTCGTCGTGGAGGGATTGAAGAAGGTCTACGAGACCGAGACGCGCGGTGAGATCGTCGCGCTCGACGGCTTCGATATGGAGGTGGAGGAGGGCGAGATCCACGGCGTCTTGGGTCGAAGCGGGGCCGGTAAGAGCACGCTCATCAGGATACTGCGCGGGGTCGAGCGGTTCGACGAGGGCCGGGTCGAGGTGTGCGGGGTCGAGCTCACTCCCGACTCCCCCAAGTCGCGGTTCACCGAGGTGAAGCGGATCACGGCGATCCATCCGCAGCGCGAGTTCGGCCTGTGGCCCGAGACCGCGGCCGAGAACGTGATGCGGAAGCTCTATTGGAAGCGCCGCGGGGCCGAGGAGCTCCCACCGGAGGATTCCTCCGAGTACGAGGAGCTCTACGAGGAGGCCCTCGAGTACCTGAGAATCGTCGGGCTCGAGCACAAGGCCGACCATTACGCGCCCGTGCTGTCCGGAGGGGAGAAGCAGCGCCTGCTCCTCGCGCGTCAGCTCGCGAAGGACCCCGAAGTGCTCCTCCTCGACGAGCCCGCAGCCATGGCGTGTCCCGGCACCAAGCAGCAGCTGCTCGACGCGGTGAGGAACGCGAACGAGGAGAAGGGGATCACCGTAATCGTCGTCTCCCACCTGACCGAGGTCATCGAGTACTTGTGCGACTCCGCGACCCTCCTCGAGGACGGGCGGGACGTCCTACACGGGAGTCCGCGCGAGGCCGTCGACCGGCTCACCCGCGGCATGCCCGAGCCCGAGCGGGTGCCGGAGCCACGGGACGAGATCGCCGTCCGCGTCCGGGACCTTGAGAAGCGGTACGCTCTAGTCCGCTGCGGTGAGACCCTCCACATGCGCGGGATAGAGCTCGAGGTGAGACGTGGCGAGATCCTCGCTGTCGTCGGACCGAGCGGCGCGGGTAAGACGGTGCTCCTCCGCATGATCGCCGGGCTCGAGCTCCCCGACTCGGGCGACATCGAGGTCCGCGTCGACGGCGACTGGGTCAGTATGACCGACCTCGGCCATGGCAGGATGGAGGCCCGCCGCCGCATCGGCATCGTCCACCAGGAGTTCGGTTACGTCCATCACGCCACCGTCCGGGACCTGCTCGCAGGTCGTCTGGGCGTCAAGAGCTCCACCGTCCTCGAGCAGGCCAGACGCCGCGCGGAGGAACTCGGGCTCGGCGAGGAGGCCCTCGACGTGCTCTACGCGCTGACCGACCTACCCCGCGAGGAGGCCGAGGCCAAGCTCAAGGAGCTCGACCTCAGTCCCGACATCCTCGACGAGCTCTTCCCCAAGTTCCCCTCCGACGAGGTCGAGAGGTTCGCCCGTCCGGTGTTCGAGGAGTTCGACCTCCCCATGGAAGTCCTCGACATGAAGTTCGGCGAGTTGTCGGGTGGACAGCAGGTCCGCGTCGCCATCGCCCTCGAACTCGCCACCGAACCCGAAGTGCTCCTCCTCGACGAGCCCTTCGGAGACCTCGATCCCGTCACGCTCCGTAGCGTCGCTAACTCCATCAAGCGCATCGTCGACCGCGAGAAGATCGCGACAGTTCTCGTCAGTCACGACGTCAGGTTCGTCGAGGAGACGGCCAACCGTGCCGTCCTCGTCGACGACGGTGAAATCGTCATGGAGGGCGACCCGAAGGAGGTCTGCCGCGAGTTCGTCGAGCGCAGCGAGGCCCGGTTCCTGGAGGGATGA
- a CDS encoding ribbon-helix-helix protein, CopG family yields MAGYVRKCLEDELTRVMLRELADSGSGRRLSTSLELPEDLVRELDEVADRLGISRNELVTCLVLREFLNEMTARRTVRSDVVCVLRELLNVLEEGWKLDLGGRRGGIEEGLRDRDAR; encoded by the coding sequence GTGGCCGGTTACGTCCGTAAGTGTTTGGAAGATGAGCTCACCCGAGTAATGCTACGGGAGCTGGCCGATAGTGGTAGCGGTCGTCGCCTATCGACCTCGTTGGAGCTCCCCGAAGACCTCGTGAGGGAGCTGGACGAGGTCGCGGATCGGCTCGGGATCTCCAGGAACGAGCTCGTGACGTGCCTCGTGTTGCGGGAGTTCTTGAACGAGATGACCGCACGTAGGACCGTACGATCGGACGTGGTGTGTGTCTTGCGCGAGCTCCTCAACGTGCTGGAGGAGGGGTGGAAGCTTGACCTCGGCGGTCGTCGTGGAGGGATTGAAGAAGGTCTACGAGACCGAGACGCGCGGTGA
- a CDS encoding phosphatase PAP2 family protein has product MGPLGVEVEILRESHGLLYPWARLLSETSFAVIIAVLGWTYLRDRRTSYVLATTVVGTLVVTVVLKGLIGEPRPFVLHVVSPLTNPDEPYGSFPSGHTSRSFALAAAYHLERRDALTAILWIWAALVGCSRVVLGVHWPHDVIGGALVGITVAVATHRTARLWVRFLSIVDPLARGVRAWRWYVR; this is encoded by the coding sequence TTGGGGCCGCTCGGAGTCGAGGTCGAGATTCTCAGGGAGAGCCACGGGCTGCTTTACCCTTGGGCGCGTCTTCTCTCCGAGACCTCATTCGCGGTGATCATCGCGGTCCTAGGCTGGACGTATCTCCGGGACCGACGCACCTCGTACGTGTTGGCGACCACCGTCGTCGGTACGCTCGTGGTTACGGTCGTCCTCAAAGGGCTGATCGGCGAGCCGAGACCCTTCGTCCTCCACGTGGTTTCACCGCTCACGAACCCGGACGAGCCCTACGGGAGCTTCCCCAGCGGGCATACCTCCCGTTCCTTCGCCCTCGCGGCCGCGTACCACCTGGAGCGTCGGGACGCGCTCACCGCGATCCTCTGGATCTGGGCCGCGCTCGTGGGATGCTCGCGGGTGGTCCTCGGTGTGCACTGGCCGCACGACGTGATCGGAGGGGCCCTCGTCGGTATCACGGTCGCGGTCGCCACGCACAGGACCGCCCGGTTGTGGGTTAGGTTTCTATCGATTGTCGACCCGCTCGCCCGGGGCGTTCGGGCTTGGCGATGGTACGTGAGGTGA
- a CDS encoding Nif3-like dinuclear metal center hexameric protein, producing MVREVIDFVEELAPPDLAEDWDNPGIQVCPPGGLDRKAERVLVALDATHALERAGDADLVLTHHPLLFRPPRRIGGRWYRVLRAVLEADAVFYAAHTNLDRAEGGVADTLARRLNLRVEREACDGFGRLCEVPGSEEELLNALRNLSPLTTVYGDWEGVSRVLVVPGAAPDGLVMECLRCGVDAVIAGEIKYHTRAELLEEGIAVVELGHEYSELPGVQELARRVREEFRDLNVEVVPPPDITIIR from the coding sequence ATGGTACGTGAGGTGATCGATTTCGTGGAAGAGCTGGCCCCACCGGACCTGGCCGAGGACTGGGACAATCCCGGGATCCAAGTCTGTCCTCCCGGCGGCCTGGACAGGAAGGCGGAGCGCGTTCTGGTCGCCCTGGACGCCACCCACGCGCTCGAGCGAGCCGGGGACGCGGATCTGGTGCTAACCCACCACCCGCTCCTGTTCCGACCCCCTAGGAGGATCGGCGGCCGCTGGTACCGGGTGCTCCGGGCGGTCTTGGAGGCGGACGCCGTGTTCTACGCGGCCCACACCAACCTGGACCGGGCCGAGGGTGGCGTGGCCGATACGCTCGCCCGCCGTTTGAACCTGCGCGTCGAGCGCGAGGCGTGCGACGGGTTCGGGCGTCTGTGCGAGGTGCCCGGATCGGAGGAGGAGTTGCTCAACGCGCTCCGGAACCTCTCACCGCTGACCACGGTTTACGGGGACTGGGAGGGCGTCAGTCGGGTGCTCGTGGTGCCCGGGGCCGCGCCGGACGGACTCGTGATGGAGTGCCTGCGGTGCGGTGTCGACGCTGTGATCGCGGGAGAGATCAAGTACCATACGCGGGCGGAGCTCTTGGAGGAGGGGATCGCCGTGGTCGAGCTGGGCCACGAGTACAGCGAGCTGCCCGGTGTCCAGGAGCTGGCGCGCCGCGTGCGGGAGGAGTTTCGGGATCTGAACGTGGAGGTGGTGCCGCCACCCGACATCACGATCATTCGGTGA
- a CDS encoding 2,3-bisphosphoglycerate-independent phosphoglycerate mutase — translation MRVTGLERKILVIVGDGMADRAVPELDGKTPLQAADTPNMDRLAREGSVGLLDPIRPGVRPGSDTAHLTLLGYDPFEVYPGRGPLEALGAGVEVRPGDVAFRCNFATAEERNGELVVVDRRAGRINEDEGTPKLAETINEEVDLPVEFEFKEAVGHRAVLVLRGGDLSADVTDADPKRVGKPVKDVKPTSDDPAAARTAEIVNEFVRKAYEVLKDHPVNRERERQGKPPANVILPRGAGQLEEVEPFSDRYGMSGAVVAGASLIKGIGRMLGMDVPEDEAITGRKDTDLKRKAELALEALDDHDLVLVNFNAVDEAGHDGDARGKVEMIERMDRELVGTLLEGIDPEETVVCLTADHSTPVAVGDHTADPVPVAIWTADARRDPVEEYDEISAARGCLGRFSGLHLLNVLRDLADRIEKFGA, via the coding sequence CTGAGGGTGACCGGATTGGAGAGGAAGATCCTGGTGATCGTAGGAGACGGAATGGCGGATCGAGCCGTGCCCGAGCTCGACGGAAAGACCCCGCTCCAGGCCGCAGACACCCCGAACATGGATCGGCTCGCGAGGGAAGGGTCGGTGGGTCTGCTCGACCCGATCCGGCCCGGAGTGCGCCCGGGTAGCGACACCGCACACCTCACCCTGCTCGGTTACGACCCGTTCGAGGTCTACCCGGGACGCGGCCCGCTGGAGGCCCTGGGTGCGGGTGTCGAGGTGAGACCGGGCGACGTGGCCTTCCGCTGCAACTTCGCGACGGCCGAGGAGCGGAACGGCGAGTTGGTCGTTGTGGACCGTAGAGCCGGTCGGATCAACGAGGACGAGGGTACTCCAAAGCTGGCCGAGACTATCAACGAAGAAGTCGATCTCCCGGTCGAGTTCGAGTTCAAGGAGGCCGTCGGTCACAGGGCCGTCCTGGTACTGCGAGGCGGCGACCTCTCCGCCGATGTCACGGACGCTGACCCTAAGCGTGTCGGCAAGCCCGTGAAGGACGTGAAACCGACCTCGGACGACCCGGCGGCCGCCCGGACGGCGGAGATCGTCAACGAGTTCGTCCGTAAGGCGTACGAGGTGCTAAAGGATCACCCGGTCAACCGGGAGCGGGAGCGACAGGGTAAGCCGCCGGCGAACGTGATTCTCCCACGCGGAGCCGGCCAGCTCGAGGAGGTCGAGCCGTTCTCGGACCGCTACGGCATGAGCGGGGCCGTGGTCGCGGGTGCGTCCCTGATCAAGGGAATCGGCCGGATGCTGGGGATGGACGTGCCCGAGGACGAGGCGATCACGGGTCGTAAGGACACCGACCTGAAGAGGAAGGCCGAGCTCGCGCTGGAGGCCCTGGACGACCACGACCTCGTGCTCGTCAACTTCAACGCCGTGGACGAGGCTGGGCACGACGGTGATGCCCGCGGTAAGGTCGAGATGATCGAACGGATGGACCGGGAGCTGGTGGGCACGCTCCTGGAGGGGATAGATCCGGAGGAGACGGTGGTGTGCCTGACCGCCGACCACTCGACGCCGGTGGCCGTCGGTGATCACACGGCCGATCCCGTGCCCGTGGCGATCTGGACCGCGGACGCGCGACGTGACCCCGTGGAGGAGTACGACGAGATCTCGGCGGCCCGAGGGTGCCTCGGGCGCTTCTCGGGGCTCCACCTGCTGAACGTGCTCCGGGACCTGGCCGACCGCATCGAGAAGTTCGGGGCGTAG
- a CDS encoding YqaA family protein: MSITETLVAYFMDFERAMGLPGMLVITALECSVLPVPPEPFVFPFAMRMDPWVLATLVTLSSIVGSLLGYAIGYFGGRPIAVRLVGEANLMRVESKLTEHRFSAWTAVFLAGLLQFIPFKPFTIGAGLVEMDLRLFITAVVTGRFSRFLFLGYVAQSETVRNWISYYLGPKALKMLMSTG; this comes from the coding sequence ATGTCGATCACGGAGACGCTCGTGGCCTACTTCATGGACTTCGAGCGGGCCATGGGTCTGCCAGGGATGCTCGTGATCACCGCCCTGGAGTGTAGCGTGCTCCCCGTCCCACCCGAACCGTTCGTGTTTCCGTTCGCGATGCGGATGGACCCATGGGTCCTGGCAACGCTCGTGACCCTCTCCTCGATCGTCGGTAGCTTGCTCGGGTATGCGATCGGTTACTTCGGCGGGCGACCGATCGCCGTCAGGCTGGTGGGCGAGGCCAACCTGATGAGGGTCGAGTCCAAGCTGACCGAGCACCGATTCTCCGCCTGGACCGCCGTCTTCCTGGCCGGCCTCTTGCAGTTCATCCCTTTCAAGCCGTTCACGATCGGCGCCGGCCTGGTGGAGATGGACCTGCGACTATTTATAACTGCAGTCGTGACGGGGCGTTTCTCACGGTTCTTATTCTTGGGGTACGTGGCCCAGTCCGAGACCGTCCGCAACTGGATCTCCTACTACCTGGGGCCTAAGGCCCTGAAGATGCTCATGAGTACGGGGTGA
- the purE gene encoding 5-(carboxyamino)imidazole ribonucleotide mutase, which translates to MVDVLIVLGSRSDRDVAEKAAKVLDRAGVDYNVRVASAHRTPERIDELIEEYEPDVKVYIAIAGLAAHLPGVIAAKTLKPVIAVPVEAKLCGLDALLSTVQMPPGVPVAVVGVDRGENAALLALQILALEDEDVRSFLEEYREEMKKQVARDDDTIKERFR; encoded by the coding sequence ATGGTCGACGTTCTGATCGTTCTGGGAAGTAGGAGCGATCGAGACGTCGCCGAGAAGGCCGCGAAGGTGCTCGACCGAGCCGGCGTCGACTACAACGTGCGGGTGGCCTCCGCCCACCGGACGCCGGAGCGTATCGACGAGCTGATCGAGGAGTACGAGCCCGACGTGAAGGTGTACATCGCGATCGCGGGTCTGGCCGCTCACCTCCCGGGTGTGATCGCCGCCAAGACCCTGAAGCCCGTGATCGCCGTGCCGGTGGAGGCGAAGCTGTGTGGTCTGGACGCGCTCCTCTCGACCGTGCAGATGCCCCCGGGTGTACCGGTGGCGGTTGTCGGCGTGGATCGCGGGGAGAACGCGGCGCTCTTGGCCTTGCAGATCCTGGCACTGGAGGACGAGGACGTCCGGTCCTTCCTGGAGGAGTACCGGGAGGAGATGAAGAAGCAGGTGGCCCGGGACGACGACACGATCAAGGAGCGTTTCCGGTGA
- a CDS encoding precorrin-8X methylmutase translates to MTLGERTGRGRSIAERSLERWTEKLGEPENLEDLLTLRLSHATWDPFVSETLMIEPSEEAVTEGLKSAEVVAADVGMVAAGIRRSVERLGLETVIASEVGERIPEDTVTGDGMRKILEDHRNVAVVVGNAPTAAEKVAEYPESIAVAVLFPVGIGAMEAKRAAMDAGIPVVTNVSVRGGTPLAVAAFNALADCVTGNAP, encoded by the coding sequence GTGACCCTCGGGGAGCGGACGGGTCGGGGCCGTTCGATCGCCGAGCGCAGCCTCGAGCGGTGGACCGAGAAGCTCGGTGAGCCCGAGAACTTAGAGGACCTCCTCACTCTCCGCCTCTCCCACGCCACGTGGGACCCGTTCGTGTCGGAGACCCTGATGATCGAGCCCTCGGAAGAAGCCGTCACGGAGGGTCTGAAGTCCGCCGAAGTGGTAGCGGCGGACGTGGGCATGGTGGCGGCCGGGATCCGTCGGTCGGTAGAGCGTCTCGGGTTGGAAACCGTCATCGCCTCGGAGGTCGGCGAGCGGATCCCCGAGGACACCGTGACCGGGGACGGTATGCGCAAGATCCTGGAGGATCACCGGAACGTGGCGGTCGTCGTCGGGAACGCCCCGACGGCCGCGGAGAAGGTCGCCGAGTACCCGGAGTCGATCGCGGTGGCGGTCCTGTTTCCAGTGGGGATCGGTGCGATGGAGGCGAAGCGAGCCGCGATGGACGCCGGAATCCCGGTGGTGACGAACGTCTCGGTCCGCGGTGGGACACCGCTCGCGGTGGCGGCGTTCAACGCCCTGGCGGACTGCGTCACCGGAAACGCTCCTTGA
- the ilvD gene encoding dihydroxy-acid dehydratase has product MRSGDIKEGVERTPHRALLRACGLTDEEMDRPFVAVVNTYSEVVPGHMHLDKVTEAVKAGIRMAGGVPFEVETIALCDGIAMNTPGMKYSLPSRELVADTIETVIEAHRFDGFVAIVSCDKMVPGALMAAARLDLPAAIVTGGPMEPGCVDGERVDLIDAFEAVGAYEEGEISEEELEELEQRACPGPGSCAGMFTANTMACMTEVLGMSEFNCAATPATEAEKLRVAKLTGMRIVEAIEEGITARDVLTREAFLDAIRVDMALGGSTNTVLHLLAIAREADVELSLDDFDELSRETPHLCAMRPGGPYTMRDLYEAGGVPAVMKELADDLHLDRIDFAGRSMRERVERTEVKDREVIRPKEDPVHEEGGIVVLYGNLAPKGAVIKTAALSEEMYEHEGPAVVFDSEEEATEAILGGDIDPGDVVVIRYEGPAGGPGMREMLTPTAALCGMGLDDSVALVTDGRFSGGTRGPCVGHVSPEAYRGGPIAVVEEGDTIRLDVRERRLEVDVEDEELEARLEEWEPPEDEVTGYLRRYRELVRGADEGAVLR; this is encoded by the coding sequence TTGCGCAGCGGTGATATCAAGGAGGGCGTCGAACGGACGCCGCACCGGGCGCTGCTTCGCGCGTGCGGACTCACTGACGAGGAGATGGACCGACCGTTCGTCGCGGTGGTGAACACGTACTCGGAGGTCGTTCCGGGACACATGCACCTGGACAAGGTGACGGAGGCCGTCAAGGCCGGGATCCGGATGGCCGGCGGGGTGCCGTTCGAGGTCGAGACGATCGCCCTGTGCGACGGTATTGCGATGAACACGCCCGGTATGAAATATTCCCTCCCGAGCCGTGAGCTCGTGGCCGATACTATCGAGACCGTAATCGAGGCGCACCGGTTCGACGGGTTCGTGGCGATCGTCTCGTGTGATAAGATGGTGCCGGGGGCACTGATGGCGGCAGCGCGGCTGGACCTACCCGCGGCGATCGTGACCGGAGGCCCGATGGAGCCCGGGTGCGTGGACGGCGAGCGGGTGGACTTGATCGACGCGTTCGAGGCGGTGGGAGCGTACGAGGAGGGGGAGATTTCGGAGGAAGAACTCGAGGAGCTGGAGCAGCGCGCGTGTCCGGGACCGGGATCCTGCGCCGGGATGTTCACGGCGAACACGATGGCGTGCATGACCGAGGTGCTGGGGATGTCGGAGTTCAACTGCGCGGCGACCCCGGCGACGGAGGCGGAGAAGCTGCGGGTCGCGAAGCTTACGGGTATGCGGATCGTGGAGGCGATCGAGGAAGGGATCACCGCGCGGGACGTACTCACGCGGGAGGCCTTCCTGGACGCGATCCGTGTCGACATGGCGCTGGGCGGGAGCACGAACACCGTGCTGCACCTGCTCGCGATCGCGCGTGAGGCCGACGTTGAGCTTTCCCTCGACGACTTCGACGAGCTGAGCCGGGAGACGCCGCATCTGTGCGCGATGCGTCCGGGCGGTCCCTACACGATGCGGGACCTGTACGAGGCGGGTGGCGTTCCCGCGGTCATGAAGGAACTGGCGGACGACCTGCACCTGGACAGGATCGACTTCGCGGGTCGATCGATGCGGGAACGGGTCGAACGGACCGAGGTAAAGGATCGCGAGGTGATCCGGCCGAAGGAGGATCCCGTGCACGAGGAAGGTGGTATCGTCGTCCTGTACGGGAACCTCGCCCCGAAGGGTGCGGTGATCAAGACGGCGGCGCTCTCGGAGGAGATGTATGAGCACGAGGGTCCGGCGGTGGTGTTCGACTCGGAGGAGGAGGCGACGGAGGCGATACTGGGTGGCGATATCGACCCGGGTGACGTGGTAGTGATCCGATACGAAGGCCCCGCCGGCGGTCCCGGAATGCGTGAGATGCTCACACCTACGGCGGCGCTGTGCGGAATGGGACTGGACGACTCCGTGGCGCTCGTGACGGACGGGCGGTTCTCCGGCGGTACGCGGGGTCCGTGCGTGGGACACGTGTCACCGGAGGCGTACCGGGGCGGACCGATCGCGGTCGTGGAGGAAGGAGACACGATCCGGCTCGACGTGCGGGAGCGACGGCTCGAGGTGGACGTCGAGGACGAGGAGCTGGAGGCCAGGTTGGAGGAGTGGGAGCCCCCGGAGGACGAGGTCACGGGGTACTTGAGGAGGTACCGAGAGCTCGTCCGCGGGGCCGACGAAGGGGCCGTACTGCGGTGA
- a CDS encoding MarC family protein yields MDPYGVLKGVIELFVVVDPIGNVPALLAVTSELRPRDRVRVVHRAVAFAAVLILGFAVAGKATLDYLGISVEALMIAGGILLLRAAFGMVEGDPTGFRIEPGSHIDVAYVPLGTPLLAGPGAIVTVIVMLHRHGRLETILACLIVMLLTLVTFRAAERLARFLGRSGIRVLTRVMGVLLAAIGVQMVLDGVSAFVRG; encoded by the coding sequence TTGGACCCGTACGGCGTGCTCAAGGGCGTGATCGAGCTATTCGTGGTCGTCGATCCCATCGGGAACGTGCCGGCGCTCCTCGCGGTCACTTCGGAACTCCGACCCCGGGACCGCGTACGCGTCGTCCACAGGGCTGTCGCCTTCGCCGCCGTGCTCATCCTCGGCTTCGCGGTCGCCGGCAAGGCCACCCTCGATTATCTCGGGATCTCCGTCGAGGCACTCATGATCGCCGGCGGTATCCTCCTGCTCCGCGCCGCCTTCGGGATGGTCGAGGGAGATCCCACGGGCTTCCGCATAGAACCGGGGTCACACATCGACGTGGCTTATGTCCCCCTCGGAACGCCCCTCCTCGCGGGTCCCGGCGCCATCGTCACCGTGATCGTCATGCTCCACCGTCACGGTCGCCTCGAGACGATACTGGCCTGCCTCATCGTCATGCTCCTCACCTTAGTGACCTTCCGAGCCGCGGAGCGTCTCGCTCGGTTCCTCGGTCGCTCCGGCATCCGAGTCCTCACGCGCGTCATGGGGGTTCTGCTCGCGGCCATCGGGGTTCAGATGGTCCTCGACGGCGTCAGCGCCTTCGTACGGGGGTGA